In Hyphomicrobiales bacterium, a single window of DNA contains:
- a CDS encoding thiamine pyrophosphate-dependent dehydrogenase E1 component subunit alpha encodes MTLANDMLLEMQRRMLRIRYFDERASKMVKRGEIPGTVHTSIGQEAQVVGACMALGEGDYMTGNHRSHGHPIGKGAKLGPLMAELVGKAWGVCQGKGGSMHLADFKVGSLGESGIVGSSIPIATGAALSSKVLNNGKVSLAFFGDGAANQGCLYEAMNLASVWKLPIIFLCENNQYALSTPQHTVTAGVVAERAHGFGMPGVRVEDGQSVLTVYDAVREAVDRARAGKGPTLIEVVTYRFNEHSEGLRLAVDYRNAAEKESWLKRDPVKMFRSYLQEQGVADAAMLDSIEADILAEVDAAVQFAEDSPDPDPSVAFKDVYTVPIGVAQ; translated from the coding sequence ATGACACTCGCCAACGACATGCTGCTGGAGATGCAGCGGCGCATGCTCCGCATCCGCTACTTCGACGAACGCGCTTCCAAGATGGTGAAGCGCGGTGAAATTCCCGGCACTGTCCACACCTCGATCGGGCAGGAAGCCCAGGTCGTCGGCGCCTGCATGGCGCTGGGCGAGGGCGACTACATGACCGGCAACCACCGCAGCCATGGCCACCCCATCGGCAAGGGCGCGAAGCTCGGGCCCCTGATGGCCGAGCTTGTCGGCAAAGCCTGGGGCGTCTGCCAGGGCAAGGGCGGTTCCATGCACCTCGCCGACTTCAAGGTGGGAAGCCTCGGTGAATCCGGCATCGTCGGCTCATCCATCCCCATCGCCACGGGTGCCGCCCTCTCCAGCAAGGTCTTGAACAACGGCAAAGTCTCGCTCGCCTTCTTCGGTGATGGCGCGGCAAACCAGGGCTGTCTCTACGAGGCCATGAACCTCGCCTCGGTGTGGAAGCTGCCCATCATCTTCCTCTGCGAGAACAACCAGTACGCACTGTCAACGCCGCAACACACGGTGACGGCGGGCGTCGTTGCTGAACGCGCCCACGGCTTCGGCATGCCGGGCGTGCGCGTTGAAGACGGACAGAGCGTGCTCACGGTCTATGACGCCGTGCGCGAGGCCGTGGACCGCGCCCGCGCCGGCAAGGGTCCGACGCTGATCGAGGTCGTCACCTACCGTTTCAACGAACATTCCGAAGGCCTGCGCCTTGCCGTCGACTACCGCAACGCCGCCGAAAAGGAATCCTGGCTCAAACGCGATCCGGTGAAGATGTTCCGCAGCTACCTGCAGGAACAGGGCGTCGCCGATGCCGCCATGCTGGACAGCATCGAAGCCGACATCCTTGCCGAAGTCGATGCCGCCGTGCAGTTCGCCGAAGACAGCCCGGATCCCGATCCGTCCGTTGCCTTCAAGGATGTCTACACCGTTCCGATCGGAGTTGCGCAATGA
- a CDS encoding alpha-ketoacid dehydrogenase subunit beta gives MTVMSYLGAIGAAQREAMEADSRVIIFGEDVEANVYGTMGGKSRADKGDFLQMFGSNRIRNTPISEEVMVGAAAGAAMTGLRPIVDLSYSTFLYMAMDQFINQVAKSRYMFGGQASMPVVFRSAMFYGLSTAAHHSDRPYPMFMNMPGIKIMVPASPSDAKGLLRTAIDMDDPVMSFEACMLWGMKEDVQDGEFHIPFGVAKTVRSGSDVTVVAISSAVPAAMQAAQQLEKEGISIEVIDPRTLVPFDSDAVLNSVARTGRLVVADPANRTCGAAAEISALVAEKAFDCLKAPIIRVTTPDTHIPFSPALEKQLYPNAGTIADAVRKVAGTRKA, from the coding sequence ATGACTGTCATGAGCTATCTGGGCGCCATCGGCGCCGCACAGCGTGAAGCCATGGAGGCCGACTCGCGCGTGATCATCTTCGGCGAAGACGTCGAAGCCAACGTCTATGGCACCATGGGCGGCAAGTCGCGCGCCGACAAGGGTGACTTCCTGCAGATGTTCGGTTCGAACCGCATCCGGAACACGCCCATCTCGGAAGAGGTCATGGTGGGAGCGGCGGCAGGCGCCGCCATGACGGGCCTTCGCCCCATCGTGGACCTCTCCTATTCCACCTTCCTCTACATGGCGATGGACCAGTTCATCAATCAGGTAGCCAAGAGCCGCTACATGTTTGGTGGACAGGCCTCCATGCCCGTCGTCTTCCGCTCGGCCATGTTCTACGGCCTCAGCACGGCGGCGCACCACTCCGACCGTCCCTACCCCATGTTCATGAACATGCCGGGCATCAAGATCATGGTCCCAGCCTCGCCCAGCGATGCCAAGGGCCTGTTGCGCACGGCAATCGACATGGACGATCCCGTGATGTCCTTCGAGGCCTGCATGCTCTGGGGCATGAAGGAAGATGTGCAGGATGGCGAATTCCACATTCCCTTCGGCGTCGCCAAGACCGTGCGCAGCGGCAGCGACGTCACCGTCGTTGCAATTTCGAGCGCCGTTCCCGCCGCGATGCAGGCGGCCCAGCAACTGGAGAAGGAAGGCATCTCCATCGAGGTAATCGATCCGCGCACGCTTGTGCCCTTCGACTCGGATGCCGTTCTCAATTCCGTGGCCCGCACCGGGCGGCTGGTCGTCGCCGATCCTGCCAACCGCACCTGCGGTGCAGCGGCCGAGATTTCAGCGCTTGTGGCCGAGAAGGCCTTCGACTGCCTGAAGGCCCCGATCATCCGCGTGACGACGCCCGACACCCACATCCCCTTCAGCCCCGCGCTGGAGAAGCAACTCTACCCCAACGCCGGAACGATCGCGGATGCCGTCCGCAAGGTCGCCGGAACACGAAAGGCATAA
- a CDS encoding biotin attachment protein, whose amino-acid sequence MARIKVLLPQWGMGMSEGTIVKWLKAVGDTVAEDEPLAEVESEKTVEVIESPAAGKLVEILEQPGTVVAVRTPVAIIEKA is encoded by the coding sequence ATGGCACGCATCAAAGTACTGCTCCCGCAATGGGGCATGGGCATGAGTGAAGGCACCATCGTCAAATGGCTCAAGGCCGTGGGCGACACCGTGGCCGAAGATGAGCCGCTGGCGGAAGTCGAATCCGAAAAGACCGTGGAGGTGATCGAGTCGCCTGCCGCCGGAAAGCTCGTCGAAATCCTGGAACAGCCCGGCACCGTTGTCGCGGTTCGCACGCCTGTCGCCATCATCGAAAAAGCCTGA
- a CDS encoding class II fructose-bisphosphate aldolase, producing MPWADPRQLINDARKGKYAVGAFNMHNPETTEALVRAAEQAKAPVFLQVGRAIVPHMGVARAFEMTKRIAEESDAEFVIHLDHGPWEECLEAIKLGFNSIMCDFAHLPFEENIKMTRRVVEIAHDFGIPVESELGKIPDVGESVNWADYYTTVDEATRFVAETGVDYLAISVGIVHGVIPGLKPEPLSIQRTLEIRDATKIPLVLHGASGVPEDEVQAAKAAGVHKFNADTDLRHAFRQGMLDVWSKGDHQLEEAMAEGRKRMIAATIEKMELYGCAGKAAARG from the coding sequence ATGCCATGGGCTGACCCCCGCCAACTGATCAACGATGCGCGCAAGGGCAAGTATGCCGTTGGCGCCTTCAACATGCACAACCCCGAGACAACCGAGGCCCTCGTCCGTGCCGCCGAGCAGGCCAAGGCACCGGTCTTCCTGCAGGTTGGCCGCGCCATCGTCCCCCACATGGGTGTGGCCCGCGCTTTCGAGATGACCAAGCGCATCGCCGAGGAATCGGATGCCGAATTCGTCATCCATCTCGATCACGGTCCCTGGGAAGAATGCCTGGAGGCCATCAAGCTCGGCTTCAACTCCATCATGTGCGACTTCGCCCATCTGCCGTTCGAAGAGAACATCAAGATGACGAGGCGCGTCGTGGAGATCGCCCATGACTTCGGCATTCCCGTGGAATCCGAGCTGGGCAAGATTCCGGACGTGGGCGAAAGCGTGAACTGGGCAGACTATTACACCACCGTCGATGAAGCGACGCGCTTCGTCGCCGAGACGGGTGTGGACTATCTCGCCATTTCCGTGGGCATCGTGCACGGCGTCATTCCCGGTCTCAAGCCGGAACCGCTGTCGATCCAGCGCACGCTCGAAATTCGCGACGCCACAAAGATTCCACTCGTGCTGCATGGCGCCTCCGGAGTGCCCGAGGACGAAGTGCAGGCCGCCAAGGCCGCGGGCGTTCACAAGTTCAACGCCGACACCGACCTCCGCCACGCCTTCCGCCAGGGCATGCTCGACGTCTGGTCGAAGGGGGATCATCAACTCGAAGAGGCCATGGCCGAAGGCCGCAAGCGCATGATCGCTGCGACCATCGAGAAGATGGAACTCTACGGCTGCGCCGGCAAGGCCGCCGCCCGGGGCTGA
- a CDS encoding lipoate--protein ligase family protein: protein MTQPFGHAAGGIGSVQVEEPSSLAPAEDMARVRRMLSSLEQDSPASLRAYRPRPTAAFSPRDTTHPHYHHLTSLLGARGFAPAERGAGGQLAIYDEATLVIDLVAPHAQPRDHTRERYRLFSASVASALASLGLDARVGAVEGEYCAGDYSVNAGGRVKLVGVAQRVAKHGYHLGAVISVAPSPAALAAVAEAYGIMGVAFDPVTFGDIVSLSPVHSITGACQKITDLLAAEVRASQT from the coding sequence GTGACACAGCCATTTGGCCACGCGGCCGGGGGCATCGGCAGTGTGCAGGTGGAAGAGCCTTCTTCCCTTGCACCTGCCGAAGACATGGCCCGCGTGCGCCGGATGCTGTCGTCGCTGGAGCAAGACAGTCCGGCCTCGCTCCGTGCCTATCGACCCCGTCCCACCGCGGCGTTTTCACCGCGGGATACCACCCATCCGCACTATCATCACCTGACCTCTCTGCTGGGCGCGCGCGGCTTTGCCCCCGCCGAACGGGGTGCCGGTGGACAACTTGCAATCTATGACGAAGCCACATTGGTGATCGACCTGGTGGCACCCCATGCCCAGCCGCGCGACCACACGCGGGAACGCTACCGACTTTTCTCGGCCAGTGTCGCATCGGCACTCGCCTCTCTCGGCCTCGATGCACGCGTCGGCGCCGTCGAAGGTGAGTATTGCGCGGGCGACTACAGCGTCAACGCCGGTGGCCGCGTGAAACTCGTTGGCGTTGCCCAGCGCGTGGCGAAGCACGGTTACCATCTCGGCGCCGTGATTTCCGTTGCGCCGTCTCCCGCCGCTCTCGCCGCGGTGGCGGAGGCCTACGGCATCATGGGCGTTGCCTTCGATCCCGTCACCTTCGGAGACATTGTCAGTCTGAGCCCCGTTCACTCCATCACCGGCGCCTGTCAGAAAATCACGGACCTGCTGGCAGCTGAGGTACGCGCCTCCCAGACGTGA